A stretch of DNA from Malus sylvestris chromosome 9, drMalSylv7.2, whole genome shotgun sequence:
GCAAAAAGCTTTAAGCATATGAATTCAAAAACATCAACAGCCATGAAGACGAGACTTTACGAACACGACCCTACTAGCTAAGGGATTACCATATGCATGAGTTGAAAAAGAAACCTACTTGAACAACACTTTGCAATTAATGGATAACTACGTCTATTTGCAGGCAAACTCTGAAAACCATCCTTTTAGATAAAAGAGTGAAAATGGCAATCCAAAGTGGTGAAAGAATAAGTCTTTTAGAAGgcatatatgcatgcatgtcaTCCTCTTAAGCCGACAGTGATTGATAAACTGAATTAGACCTTTAATCTACCACTCCACAAGTTGAAATCACATTATTAGTGGTCGTTAAGTACTATGTGATTGATTACCTAACTTTGATTGCATGCTAATCAATTTAATTAAACCCAGAATGGTTCGCCAAAAATTGTTGATACACAAACTGAAGATAATTGTCTTTTGGATTGGACGCTAATGCTGATCCCATTCCCTATTTTAAATCTGTGATGAATTGGCTGCAATTAAACgtaaacaaatgaaaatattAGAGGGTTCCCAAATAGCAAAGCACTATGCTTTGATCTTTCGTGTCTTTGAGAGATTGGAGAACAAGATCGTAAAGTAGCACCTAGGCACTCGGTATCACgtcatattcataattatgactTGGTAAACTTTATACACACATAGCTAAATTAATCACATGTGATTGAAAACTGAGTGTTAGCCAAGTTTGCTCGAATAGTATGCATTCACTTATGCATTTAAATTTGAATCTATTTTTCTGtaatttagatgaatttagtttaaattattttatttttgtaacaaaaaatcataGGCGTGAAGTCCGCAATTAATTATATGATGGATTTGTGTGAGAATGTGAGGTAAAAGAGTCTCACATTGGTGAAAGGAAAAACCTTGCAAAGGCTTAAGAGGTTAGGctactgtaacatcccacatcgcccatgggagtggatcttgtaagccttatatgtatattctcatctttacctagcacgagaccttttgggagctcactggtttgggttccatcggaacttcgaagttaagcaagttcgcgcgagagcaatcctaagatgggtgacccactgggaagttctcgtctgagttcccagaaacaaaactgtgagggtgtggttggggcccaaaccgaacaatatcgtgctacaacgGAGTCGAGCATGGGATGTGaccatttggtatcagagccaatccctggccggaagtgtgccgacgaggacgtcgggctcctaagaggggtggattgtaatatCCCACATCACTCAGTGGAGtagatcttgtaagccttatatgtatattcccatctctacctagcacgaggcattttgggagctcactggtttcgggttctgtaggaactccgaagttaagcgagttcgcacgagagcaattctaggatgggtgacccactgggaagttcttatgcgagttcccataaacaaaaccgtgagggcgtggtcggggcccaaagcggacaatatcatggtacggtggagtcgagcacGGAATGTGATGGGGGCCCAGGTTAGGATGTGACAGTTACtccctatattgccaattagtttttaGTGGAATCTCAATTTTCTTCGATTTGAATATATTAGAGGTGAATATGCTAAAGGGCAGGGCCACACAAACGCAACTGACCTAAGCACAAATTAAATTATAGATAGTTGTATATAAACtacatatataattttatacattGGTAGGCCATATGGTGTGAAGGAGAGCGTTGCACATCATCCACAATATTCTTCCTATGTATGGCCTATAAACTTCTTCAACTATGGATGACGAGTCAAAGAATATTTACTTGATTAGGGTCTTTTGTTGCCacttcattttttaatatattttttttggcgTTTTAATATTCatgtagtatatatatatggtgtAGCATTGCCATCATGTATGGTAGAACTAACGAAAGAGCtagaagttttttttatttttttttatttttttggaaggAAACAATACCTACCTTAcccaattttaaaaaatataattttgctAATCTCTAAAACCATCAAAttgtttaattgaattattatcatGTCTTACAATGCACCTAGCTAGTCATTCAAAATATTACATTATATCTGAAGTCAATTTAAATACATTGTATATCTAGTTTATTTATACATATGCATGGTTCTTCCAATTCATGTAGCCTTACTagttattttttgaaaaagttgagatttcaccataaaattaattggtaatatggGAAGTAGCCCAATTTAATTATAAACCCATGCAAGGTTCATTCTCCCATCAATGttggattcattttcaacatGTCCCCTCACTTATGGTGaacatgtggacaacacaacCGGTAACGTGGAGCACGTGTGACCTTTTTGTTTTACATGCAGGACaacctgctttgataccatgaagaaattTGAGGTTCccccataaaaccaattgaaaatATGGGAAGTAGCCCAACTCTTATAATAAGCCTTTGCATGGTTTGGTCCCTCACTAATGTGGGACTTTATCCTCACATTCTCATAATTTTTCGTCCAATGATAGACGTGTATGCACCACAAACCTTTTCCTAGACTAGAGTGACAAGCATCCCTATAGTCTATCTAAAAATGTCGCTTAATACCCACTTATGACATTCTTGTTGATAAAGAAAGTTATCGATATTCAATAATGCGTCGTTTGGTTGatgagaaaacaaaaagaaatatactTTCCATCATATCCACCATATATTTCCTTATCTAATACAAATAGCATTACGTAATTCATTCGTGACCCCGAATTTTAAACTGTCAGAGAATGAGATGATGATATGCATTAAGTTACATCCGTACTAAACTTAGGATctctgccaaaaaaaaaaaaaaaaaaaacccaacgcCATATTAGACAATCACTAATTTTTAGACATTCAAAGAATAAATCAACAATGCGTACGTATATCAATGAGGTTTCATTCAGATACCCTTTTGCGAAAAACACAAAGGAAGCAGATAGGTAGCTGTTGTGAATATTGTTTCTAAACAAAACTACGCAAGCTAGATCTTATATACGAATGCCTTCTCACCTGCTTTTAGTGCTCGTGCACATGGAGGGGTCATGTATTGCAGCCGTTTCTGAGTTATTTTTATACATGAATTGGCCTGCAAGAGGTTGGAGATGAATTAATATATAACCCTATCAATCTACTTTTcctctttttatttaattatttttagctATTTTTAATGCTTTTTTCGAGCGTACAAGGAACTAACATCCTTTAGGGTTTAGTTGCGATATTCTTATGCTCTTTGCTTGTATATATTCTCATGCCCTTTCTTCATATTTTATTAGCAAGTGGTGTAGTGTTTTGTTTGGTTGATAGGGCACTTTTCTTTAGTCTACTGGTCTCGAGTTTTAACCTTTCTATTTTTCTCAACATGACTTTTAGAGTAGTAATGTCTTTTGTAccaatgaacaaaaaaaatatcatattttatttttgtaactaTATCTATATATGGGAGTGGATGAGTCGATGAGAAGAAATTTAGCAATGGGGGCTCAAAAGGCAGGCCATGTTGGATGACTCTGTTAATAAACCACAATCGCTTTCCTGTACTACTTTTATTACTTATATAATTAAACGGCTGAATTTGGGGTTTACTTTTGAGAGCAACTTCCAAAGGATAAATACGTTTTACgtcatatatataaatttggTTGCTTGATATCAAGATGCATCAACTGAAAACCTCCAGTCTGAGACATTTTTTTCAAGTTAATAAAACTGTTTACCAGCCTTAGCTACTAGATTTATTCAAGCAACATAAGACTAGCCAAAAAGCATTTTCCAGTTATTTACTATGGTAAGATTTATCTATGCATAAATTAGCTAGTGTAGTACTATATATTGTCAATGAGATAACCATATATAGTTCATGTGAGTGTATATACATGATGGAAGATTGATCTGGGAAAAATTTGGACTATAGAAGAaagtatacacacacacagacacagatataaaatatatatatatatatagagagagagagagagagagagagacaaagagagagagagagagagagagagaatgatcaCATATCTTACAAGAACTATACACACACTAATGGACATATATTTCCTTTATACAGTAAGTTACGGAAGAAGCATCAACTAGCAGAGAGGTAGAGATGAGATTCTTCATTGCAAAACGTGAAATTAACCAATATAGTTCACCAACCAGGACATGGGAACCAAGCACAACCCTTTGTTCTTTAAGTCCGTACAATCACTACTTTTTTCACCATGGGCCTGTTCTATCTCCGCAAAATGTTCTACAGTAGTCCCCTCATTACCCTACAACACCATCAGAACCAAACCAAAATGATTataattaatcaaataattaatctcctTTCAAGAGAGAATTAATAGAAGAAATATtaagggaaagaaaaagaactGTACCAAAGAATTCATATTCATATGATGATCGTCTATCTTTCTGGGATTTATATCAACTGGTCTCAAATCACCAATctaatataaaaaacaataagacCACAAAAGAACAGTCAATTCCCAAGAACtaacaaaaattggaaaaagaaaagaaaaagggaacaaTTAATTTGTATGTGTGGCTCTAAATAAAAAAGGGACCTTGGGACTATTAACAGGAGAACTAGCAGTGTCCTCCAAATCATCACCAGAAATCTTTTTGGTTCTTGTTTTCTTGAAGCTTAATTTCCTGGGAAAATTATTGGGTGGGACCCCAATAGAGCCTTCATTGCTTTGATTGTTGTGGGAAGCTAATTTCCATGCAGCACCAGAAGCAGCATCAGAAACCAAAGAAGAGGTGTAGCCAAAACTTTGCGCTCctccttgtttttcttcttcttttcttttattattgttGTTCGAGAAGTCTTCAAAGTAAGCAGTCCAACCACTCTCCTCCTCTGTGCATGAGTATGTGGTTTCTTTTGAAGGAACAGCTTTGATCAACGATGAATTGCAAGACTTCTCCATGACAGAGGGCAGCTGCTAGATTTATGTTGCCTGATGAGGGCCTTTTGATTCTAAAAAGAGAGATTTATATATAACTGAAAGAGATGATTAAAAGAATAAGGAAAAAGTAGAACCCATAATGCAGAATCTTAGTGTAGGGCggggttttggggggggggggggggcggggggaggagagagagagagttgaggaAGTTAAAAAAACCAGAAGTTGCAACATAAAACCAAGGGTGAGAAATGGGGATAGAAATAgggagagatggagagagataTATAAGAGAGAACGTGCAGAGAAAAGTACAAATTATATTAGAGGGGGGAGGAGTTGACCTTTGTGGTTGTGATCAAATGGGATTTTCACATTTCACACCAGTATATGGTAACCAACTTTTTCTTTGTATGACTTGTGGTATAATGGGTTTCAACTAATCCCAATTAATGAATCACTGGCCAACTAACAACCCAAAACTTGGACTGCAGGCTACATTGGCTGAATCAATATTTTataagtatatgctttattttaGTTACGATACTTTCATGCTCCTTAATAATATGAAAGTCTTGCTTGCCCTATAATGTGATATTATTTTATCGTACAAAAGTCATAACatgaattgtttattttctttatcatcATTTGAAcataaggttctaaaagatgttaGACGTTAGTCGGGCGGTGAattggggcctagcgcctaggcgggcaCCTAGGCaaactaggcagatttaagtaaatctattgtatttcatgtaaataagtgtctgtttatacttaatatatatataatttcatcataaactagaaaatagaatgacatatatattatgaagaattggaacataatgaaaatatggggagcaaacatataatgtgtgtttatttaagtgttcaataagtctcttacaatttgtcacagcccatcccggagctatgtattattttattctcGAGGATGTGAAGGGACGGTTTTATCCTTAGACGTTGAAATTGTAGTGTATGTGTGTGACATATTTTGGTACTTGGATGTCATGTTCTTGGTTGGTTGGTGACCACGtgggacacacacacacaaacctcattctctctcttctctcccgtgcTCTTTCTCTCATACTCacactctctcctctttctttgtACGGACGAGCACCAAACTCACCCATTCACGCATGGATCGAGATCGTGCTTGGTTGCATTGTCTTCATCTCCTCACCATGAGCTCATCCATACCAGTTTTAGGTATGAAAACCTTCGAAAACCTCATGAACCAAGAATCTCCGATTTGAACATTGTTCATGCTAACGTAAAAACTTGTGTTTTTGGAAATTCTAAGCTCACATGGAGCCTTGGGAGGCCCTCTAGAGGCTCGAAGAAGTTCGTTGGGTAGTTTTGGACGTCAAAATCGAGAGGTCGAAGCATGGCTGGTTTTTCTCGAATTTTTTCGACGAGATCCTGTGGTTTTGAGGCTTGAAAGAGGTATAAACTTGTTCTATTCGCCATGcacttcattttggtataaatatcgtgaaaaatggtgcaaaaatggCCGAGATATCACGGTTTAAAATttttccagttttccggcgTCGGCGACGGTCGTTGGAGTTCAGAGGTAAGAGACGATGGAACATTCCGTTaagtctgacggaatattccgacgCCATCAGTTAGTTTGGACGGATTCCGTTAGgacttaacggaatattcctgacggcatTGACTGAGGCCGTCAGTATGCCtgtcacgtggccgcgcgtgagGGCGCGTATTGCCGTGCATTGGCCGGCGCGTGGCAGCGCGTGGGTGGtcgaaaaattattctaaaaatatggggatggtcgtggagttgtgtagatcacgttggtatattcaaacaccccatttgagcattgtatgagaagttattagttaGTTCTGCCTaagtgctttaaataacgtttttatatttaatttgcatataggtgagacttatcccgaggacgagcgtgttcaatggcgactcgggggctacgacataccagtgagtgggcttttggttttcagtatatatttatatacttgatattttcccagaaatatgtgtttaaatgaaagtatgccttaaatgccatgcatatgaatttatatttcgtatatgaattggtatatgatgcattatatataattgtggtgttgtgaACGCTTaggtaagctcaggtgagttatgtttggttatgtgaattatcaatggtgcgatatgtgattgaataatgttgagctcataaaactgcacctagggtgattatgatttagccagagatatggcacatacctgtttattatgtcacctcccgcaccatatgctcatattggatccaactcgtaggtgactagcgatttatcgcccagctattatgtgagagtagtattgagcatgattatattacactcattattgtcgtacagaccttttcatttggttcctACTCTTGTGTAgtatagtgccgtataggtcattgtagtgacttcggctagattgacttttgagctatgaatttagCCGTACATACT
This window harbors:
- the LOC126582908 gene encoding vascular-related unknown protein 1, which codes for MEKSCNSSLIKAVPSKETTYSCTEEESGWTAYFEDFSNNNNKRKEEEKQGGAQSFGYTSSLVSDAASGAAWKLASHNNQSNEGSIGVPPNNFPRKLSFKKTRTKKISGDDLEDTASSPVNSPKIGDLRPVDINPRKIDDHHMNMNSLGNEGTTVEHFAEIEQAHGEKSSDCTDLKNKGLCLVPMSWLVNYIG